The Ailuropoda melanoleuca isolate Jingjing unplaced genomic scaffold, ASM200744v2 unplaced-scaffold8177, whole genome shotgun sequence genome includes the window TTCTGAACCTAAGTGGGCCAGTCATTTATTATATCATTCGTGTAAAATCTATTCAAGAAAGGCATCTGGTAGTCCCACCCCGTGTCCGCAGAGCGCTGCATTCTCCGCTGTCCTTTTGTGGAACTTTGAATAAAGCGATTACCTCTTCCCCTTCACTTGTTTGCATTTTTAGCTGTGGAGTGTCTTGGCTTCTGGGAGGATGTCAGAAGGATCGTCTCGGGATCGGAGCTGATAACGGGATTCCCCTACACCTTCACGGTGCCAGGCCTGCCTCAGTACCTCCAGAGCCTCACCAAACTAGCCATCGCCACCGTGTGGGCAGAGGCGGCCCAGGccggggagcaggcaggggcCATTCCCATCTCCTTCTCTCAGCTGTTGGAGTCTTCTTTCCCTGAAGTGCGCCTGCTGACGTTAGACGCCCTGCTGGAAAGGTTCTCGACAGCAGCCTCTGGATTGGGAGAGAAGGGGCTGCCACCCTTGCTGTGCAATATGGGAGGGACATTCTTGATGTTGGCTATGAAGGAAAATCACCCAGAATGCTTCTGCAAGGTAAAGTCTCTGGTGTGCTGACCGCCCGCTTCTGCTCCCCACGCTCTTTGGCAGGCTCACCATAATGGGATCACGTaggcagggctggcctgggcttCTCCAGGAGCAGTAGGAAGGAGATGCCGCTTCCAGTGGGTGAGGACTCTCTTCGTATAATGCTTGTCATGGCTTCTGCATGGAAAGGCACTAAAAAAGTGATGacaatggtaatgatgatggcAATAAGCCAAGATAGAGATTGAGAGTAAGCCCCTCAGTGCTCTAAGAAACACAGCACTGAGGATTGGCTGTAGAATGTGGCAGAGGGTAGTCTTTGTCGACACGGCTGTTTGGGGACAGGTGGCCACCTAGAAGTCATCATCAAAAGGAAAGGGCACTGGCCTAGGAATCAGGGCATCTAGACTCTGATCCCAGGTCACGAAGGTCCCTTGGGTGTGTCACTGCTCCACCCTGTCTTGGTCTCCCCAAAATATTAAGGGGGAAATAAGGAGTCAGTGAAGCTTTTTGAAAGACCCCCTTAATGGTACAAATGATGATGATTTGGCTTCTGGAGGCTTTTTCCTGAGTATTTTTTCCCCATGGATCTGACACACACAGATACTGAAAATTCTCCATTGCATGGACCCCAGCGAGTGGCTTCCCCAGACGGAGCAGTGTATCCACCTCACCGCAAAGGAATTCCTGATCTGGACAATGGATATTGCTTCCAACGAAAGGTTTGCCCCCGATGTTCCCCGTGCAACCTCGGCATGACGTGTGGTCTGTCCCAGCAGTCGTTACACAGTGAAGTCGGGCACCGTCTTCGCATAAGGACTTAGGTCCTGTTTATCCTTCTAAATCTCAGTCTAGGAGCATGCTCTAAGCTCAAGCTGTAGAATGATGTCAGGGTTTTCACATTAATAACCAAAAGGTAATTACTTCTGGAGGCATCTGTATGGCCCTGAGGTGAGCATTTCCACCATTCACAATGGCACGGAGTACAGACTATCGACAAAAACCCACTTGTATACAAAGtacatttggttttattttctgtgtttttggcTTACTTTCTCTAGGTCTGAAGTTCAAAGTGTAGCTCTGAGACTTGCCTCCAGGGTGATTGCCCACCACCTGCAGACGTGTGAGGAGGTACGGCTGACTGGGCCCGTGGCCTGGGGTCTGGGTCTTTGTGCTCCGATTTACCAGGACGGCGTCAGTGAAAGGGAACTGTCTCAGCAGGCAGAATCACTGGGGCCTATTGTAGCCTCTATAAAATGTTACTCGTGTGGATGTTTCACTTTGGGTATAACTTCTGTAGAATTTTCTGAGTACCACcattagcatttcttttctcttgttctggGCACCCTTGATTTGAGTCCATAAGGGTAACAcaacctcctctcctcccccacacatacacacacacccaaaccctttgttttttttctatt containing:
- the LOC117800805 gene encoding thyroid adenoma-associated protein homolog, with protein sequence RLPLPLHLFAFLAVECLGFWEDVRRIVSGSELITGFPYTFTVPGLPQYLQSLTKLAIATVWAEAAQAGEQAGAIPISFSQLLESSFPEVRLLTLDALLERFSTAASGLGEKGLPPLLCNMGGTFLMLAMKENHPECFCKILKILHCMDPSEWLPQTEQCIHLTAKEFLIWTMDIASNERSEVQSVALRLASRVIAHHLQTCEEVRLTGPVAWGLGLCAPIYQDGVSERELSQQAESLGPIVASIKCYSCGCFTLGITSVEFSEYHH